Proteins encoded by one window of Planktothrix tepida PCC 9214:
- a CDS encoding AAA family ATPase has product MDSIRVERLRCLSDTGDIKIKPLTVLLGQNSSGKSSFLRIFPLLKQSIESRTTGPILWSGDFVDFGSFHDAHKKNSDNNIAFSFKFRLINLSNNLINIYLTIQVTEYKEKQTTRTSKIDLKFEDSQIELEFDENQYVTKFYVNSLNILDFGYKYSDQKIYSHSLLPIISEETDENLYNKSNNLFLIFLNSVSFTGLFNALAKHINKYLLPTNEPTIIYQFFQYFALDSSENLLNYIQNHNLFAKNWKQETRQWTIETEDFKQLRDLIIANALPIILKNCDETLTNLSEQMSYIGPVRATAERSYPHQDLADDQVDHQGKNLAIFLRNLTDKQRQTFSEWTLENFGFEPSIQTSLGNISLMIKYKDFNEYLNIADTGFGFSQVLPIITQLWLLSVFPKSKTQLIPKSLNEVTEIVTYAIEQPELHLHPRLQGTLTDAFVTAINTAKNNDIDLRLVIETHSEVLVNRLGHLVAEKKISPDDINIVLFEPSEESGEIQVRTSQFDSEGYLENWPLGFFEMELV; this is encoded by the coding sequence ATGGATTCTATTAGAGTTGAAAGATTACGCTGTTTATCTGATACTGGTGATATCAAAATCAAGCCTTTAACAGTTCTTCTTGGACAAAACAGTTCGGGGAAAAGTAGCTTTTTGCGTATTTTTCCTCTTTTAAAGCAAAGTATAGAGTCGAGAACAACTGGCCCTATATTGTGGTCAGGTGATTTCGTAGATTTTGGAAGTTTTCATGATGCTCACAAGAAGAATTCTGATAATAATATTGCTTTCTCTTTCAAGTTTAGATTAATTAATCTCAGTAATAATTTAATTAATATATACTTAACAATTCAGGTAACAGAATATAAAGAAAAACAGACAACTAGAACTAGCAAAATAGATTTAAAGTTTGAAGATTCACAAATTGAATTAGAGTTTGACGAAAATCAATATGTTACTAAGTTTTATGTGAATTCCCTGAATATTTTGGATTTTGGCTATAAATATAGTGATCAAAAAATTTATAGTCATTCATTATTGCCAATAATTAGTGAAGAAACTGATGAAAATCTATACAATAAATCAAACAATTTGTTTTTAATTTTTTTAAATTCTGTATCATTTACAGGTTTATTTAATGCTTTAGCTAAACATATAAATAAATATCTTCTTCCAACCAATGAACCTACTATTATATATCAATTTTTTCAATATTTTGCTTTAGACAGTTCAGAAAATTTATTAAATTATATTCAGAACCATAACTTGTTTGCTAAAAATTGGAAACAAGAAACTAGACAATGGACAATTGAGACTGAAGATTTTAAACAATTAAGAGATCTAATCATTGCTAATGCCCTTCCTATAATTCTTAAAAATTGTGACGAAACTTTAACTAACTTATCAGAGCAAATGAGTTATATTGGGCCAGTGCGGGCAACAGCAGAACGATCTTATCCACACCAAGATTTAGCAGATGATCAAGTTGATCATCAAGGAAAAAATCTAGCAATTTTTTTACGAAATCTAACTGATAAACAGAGACAAACTTTTTCAGAATGGACTTTAGAAAACTTTGGTTTTGAACCTTCAATTCAAACTAGCCTTGGAAACATTTCTTTGATGATCAAATATAAGGATTTTAATGAATATCTCAATATTGCTGATACTGGGTTTGGTTTTTCACAAGTTCTTCCGATTATTACTCAATTATGGTTATTAAGCGTATTTCCAAAATCTAAAACTCAATTAATACCTAAGTCTCTTAATGAAGTAACAGAAATAGTAACTTATGCCATTGAACAACCTGAGTTACATCTTCATCCTCGTCTACAAGGAACTTTAACAGATGCCTTCGTTACAGCAATTAACACAGCGAAAAACAATGATATTGATTTACGTTTAGTGATTGAAACCCACAGTGAAGTATTAGTCAATCGACTGGGACATTTAGTAGCTGAGAAAAAAATCTCTCCTGATGATATTAATATTGTTTTGTTTGAACCTTCCGAAGAATCTGGAGAAATACAAGTTAGGACTTCTCAATTTGATAGTGAAGGATATTTAGAGAATTGGCCATTAGGCTTCTTTGAAATGGAGCTTGTATAG
- the gloB gene encoding hydroxyacylglutathione hydrolase yields the protein MQIERIPALSDNYIFLLHDPHRNIAAVVDPAEAYPVLQHLETLGAELVAIFNTHHHSDHVGGNTQLIQHYPNLTVYGGVEDRGRIPGQKVFLKQGDQVQFGDQVGHILFVPGHTKAHIAYYFPPQNANEFGELFCGDTLFAGGCGRLFEGTPQQMVTSLTQFRNLPDMTRVWCAHEYTLNNLKFALTVDADNLELHNRFQDVKLARSQNQPTIPSNMGLEKRTNPFLRWDIPSLQTAVKSHDPIQTFARLRGMKDQF from the coding sequence ATGCAAATTGAACGAATTCCAGCCCTCTCTGATAATTATATATTTTTACTGCATGATCCCCATCGGAATATTGCCGCCGTTGTTGACCCAGCAGAAGCCTATCCTGTTTTACAACATTTGGAGACATTAGGAGCCGAATTAGTTGCAATTTTTAACACCCACCATCACAGTGATCACGTTGGCGGAAATACCCAACTGATCCAACACTATCCCAATCTTACAGTTTATGGGGGTGTAGAAGATCGAGGTAGAATTCCAGGCCAAAAGGTCTTTTTAAAACAAGGGGATCAGGTTCAATTTGGCGATCAAGTTGGGCATATCTTGTTTGTTCCGGGTCATACAAAAGCCCACATTGCCTATTATTTTCCGCCACAAAATGCCAATGAATTTGGGGAGTTATTTTGTGGGGATACTTTATTTGCTGGGGGATGTGGTCGTTTATTTGAAGGAACTCCTCAACAAATGGTGACTTCCCTAACTCAATTCCGTAATTTACCCGATATGACCAGAGTATGGTGTGCCCACGAATACACCCTCAATAATTTAAAATTTGCTTTAACGGTAGATGCTGACAACTTAGAATTACACAATCGTTTCCAAGATGTCAAGTTAGCTCGCAGTCAAAATCAACCGACCATTCCCTCAAATATGGGTTTAGAAAAACGCACTAACCCGTTTTTACGTTGGGATATTCCGAGTTTGCAAACCGCAGTCAAGAGTCATGATCCGATCCAAACCTTTGCTCGTTTGCGAGGAATGAAAGATCAATTTTAA
- a CDS encoding glycosyltransferase, which produces MNLPEMNTLLPVPTGPLQIPTQATIPTELGEFAIRLSLVIPTYKESENVRAIVQQLTQLLEATIPNQYELIIVDDDSPDLTWKVAAELMPEFPQLRVMRRQEERGLSTAVIRGWQVARGEILGVIDADLQHPPESLLQLLGEIEKGADLAVASRHVEGGGVSDWSVIRRFLSRGAQVLGLIILPGVIGRVSDPMSGYFMVRREAIAGKTLDPIGYKILIEVLGRGQIRWVGEVGYVFQERLEGESKVTWKQYIEYLQHLVKLRFARWPVMRFLRFGIVGFSGVFVDMGVFYLLYTVLGLALTRSAILSAEVAILNNFLWNDIWTFGDISSHQKGMGKRVKRFVKFNLICLSGLILNVLIVNLLFNVFGMNAYVSKFIAIAIVTFWNFWLNLKLSWRVTEVK; this is translated from the coding sequence ATGAATTTGCCTGAAATGAATACCCTTCTTCCTGTTCCAACAGGGCCGTTACAAATTCCGACACAAGCCACTATTCCAACGGAATTAGGTGAGTTTGCGATTCGATTATCCTTGGTCATTCCTACTTATAAGGAAAGCGAAAATGTTCGGGCTATTGTTCAACAATTAACTCAGTTATTAGAAGCAACAATTCCGAATCAATATGAGTTAATTATTGTGGATGATGATAGCCCGGATTTAACATGGAAAGTTGCAGCAGAGTTAATGCCAGAATTTCCTCAACTGCGGGTAATGCGACGTCAAGAAGAACGGGGATTATCAACAGCCGTTATCCGAGGTTGGCAAGTGGCAAGAGGGGAAATTTTAGGAGTTATTGATGCAGATTTACAACATCCTCCCGAAAGTTTATTACAACTTTTAGGAGAAATAGAAAAGGGTGCAGATTTAGCCGTTGCCAGCCGCCATGTTGAAGGGGGAGGCGTCAGTGATTGGAGCGTAATTCGGCGGTTTTTATCGAGAGGTGCACAGGTTTTAGGATTAATTATATTACCCGGTGTCATTGGTCGAGTGTCTGATCCAATGAGTGGGTATTTTATGGTCAGACGGGAAGCAATCGCTGGAAAAACCCTTGATCCTATTGGCTATAAAATCCTGATTGAAGTGTTAGGTCGGGGTCAAATTCGTTGGGTGGGAGAAGTCGGTTATGTTTTCCAAGAACGCTTAGAAGGGGAAAGCAAAGTCACTTGGAAACAATATATTGAATATTTACAACATTTAGTGAAATTACGGTTTGCCCGATGGCCCGTGATGCGGTTTTTGCGATTTGGAATTGTAGGGTTTAGTGGTGTTTTTGTCGATATGGGAGTGTTTTATCTCCTTTATACTGTTCTCGGTTTAGCATTAACCCGCAGTGCGATTTTATCCGCAGAAGTGGCAATTTTGAATAATTTCCTTTGGAATGATATTTGGACATTTGGAGATATTTCTAGCCATCAGAAAGGCATGGGAAAACGGGTTAAACGCTTTGTAAAGTTTAACTTAATTTGTTTATCGGGGTTAATTTTAAATGTCTTAATTGTTAATCTGCTGTTTAATGTATTTGGGATGAATGCCTACGTCTCTAAATTTATTGCGATCGCAATTGTCACATTTTGGAATTTCTGGCTGAATTTAAAATTGAGTTGGCGGGTAACGGAAGTGAAATGA
- the rplI gene encoding 50S ribosomal protein L9, giving the protein MAKRVQVVLTKDVSKLGKNGDLVEVAPGYARNYLLPQSIAVRATPGILRQVERRREEERQRQLELKQQAEAQKKALEAVGVFKIAKQVGEENAIFGTVTDRELAELIQQTIGQEVDRREITLPTISKLGTYKAHIKLHSEVTADVDVEVVSL; this is encoded by the coding sequence ATGGCGAAGCGTGTTCAAGTGGTTCTGACCAAAGATGTCAGTAAACTCGGAAAAAATGGGGATCTCGTAGAAGTGGCCCCTGGTTATGCTCGTAACTATTTACTACCTCAGAGTATTGCAGTTCGGGCGACCCCCGGCATTCTGAGACAGGTAGAACGTCGTCGGGAAGAAGAACGTCAACGGCAACTGGAACTTAAACAACAAGCGGAAGCTCAGAAAAAAGCCCTGGAAGCGGTGGGTGTATTCAAAATTGCCAAACAAGTTGGGGAAGAAAATGCAATTTTTGGAACCGTTACTGACCGTGAATTAGCAGAATTAATTCAACAAACTATCGGTCAAGAAGTTGATCGTCGGGAAATTACACTCCCGACTATCAGCAAATTAGGAACCTACAAAGCTCATATTAAGTTACATTCTGAAGTAACGGCTGATGTAGACGTTGAAGTTGTTTCTCTGTAA